The genomic region GCGCGCAGGCTTTTGTCGCTGCAATTATACACATCCCCGGCTATTACCAGAAAATCGACACTGCGTGCCAGGCAGAGCTTGACGATGTTATCGAGCGAGGCAAAAGTGGCATTTTGCAGGACTGACGAAAGCTCCGGAGAGATGTATCCCAGACCATCGAACGGACAGTCCAGATGCAGATCGGCCGCATGCACGAATGTGAACGACATCTCCTCAGTGCTCCGATTAATCACTTCGAGTTATAATGCGAGAAATCGCCGATAAAGCATTGAAAAGCAGATTCCTCACATTAGTTCGGAATGACGGAATAGGTGACAATTAAAAAGCTGCGATAGACAGATCTACCGCAGCGTGTGGTTGAAAGATACCTTCCTGCCTCGCCTGCGGAGTAAGCTGTCGGGCTAGGGTAGGAAGCTCCCCCTCCGTTTCCGGACTCGCCCCCTCATCGGTCGGGTCCTCCGCTTTCATAAGAAATTAGGCGTTTTGTTATGTATTCGATTTTGTATTAAGTTGTACAGTCGTGTGGAATTGGGAAGGTGCAAAGCACCTCGGCACTATAATAGTGCTGCTTGCAAGATTTGTCAATAGTCATCGGTAAAAATTTACAACATTTTTGCAAGCAGCCTGTATTACTGCGGGTTTGCCGGAGCAGCAGGCGATGTAATGGGCTGTGCGCCGGATTGTTCAAGCTTTGGCTTTAATATCTGTATGTGCGAAATTGCCGCAAATTGCGCCAGCACTGTATTGAGCTTAGACTTTTGATCATCATTGAGCAAGGCGCGAAGCCCCTCAAGCGTCTTTATCTTTTGAGTCACAATCGACGATTCCGCTTTCATTGCTTCCACTGCTGCAGATGTAAGCTCCGACTCGGATGCGTTATTGTCGAGCAGCACCTTTGTGTATTTGTCAACGGCCTTTTGCTGTTCCTGAATTGCCGGATTGAGCGTTTTTTCGGACTCTGAAAACAACTCGGTAACCTTTGCCTTCTGCTCATCCGTGAGATTTAGACGGGCGGAAAGCATAGGCACTGCATTGGAGTTTATCACATGCAGTGAAGACATCAGGCAGGGAGCAGGCAGGACCATTTCCTGAGCGCTCGATGTGGACGATGGCCCCTGCATTGTTGGAGCGGGGGGAGGCGTCTCCTGCGCGCAGAGCATAGGCGCAGCCATTACGATCAGACAACA from Armatimonadota bacterium harbors:
- a CDS encoding Spy/CpxP family protein refolding chaperone codes for the protein MRNLLLFVLSCCLIVMAAPMLCAQETPPPAPTMQGPSSTSSAQEMVLPAPCLMSSLHVINSNAVPMLSARLNLTDEQKAKVTELFSESEKTLNPAIQEQQKAVDKYTKVLLDNNASESELTSAAVEAMKAESSIVTQKIKTLEGLRALLNDDQKSKLNTVLAQFAAISHIQILKPKLEQSGAQPITSPAAPANPQ